The following are encoded together in the Solenopsis invicta isolate M01_SB chromosome 14, UNIL_Sinv_3.0, whole genome shotgun sequence genome:
- the LOC120359474 gene encoding uncharacterized protein LOC120359474 — translation MVDILNVKGEPIFDDRIIKMETHTYNPYANTTFGNSDEIRIPIQQQDLYTLPCESFLYIEGRLTTKNVNANTPVLGFNCVGYMFDEIRYELNGVEIDRSRNVGMTSMMKTYVSMSELNIRNLLHAGFPYGDRIETFDGYFNFCVPLNVLLGFCEDYKHVIVNARHELILIRARNDNNCLVGDPAMEPKLELFKVQWRMPHVMLNEVNKLSMLRTLQSGRYLSVSFRSWDLYEYPLLPSTTKHSWAVKTATQLEKPRYVIFALQTNRKNIMRADKRYLDTSKITNVKLYLNSEFYPYDDLNLDFGKGKYALLYDMYARFRPSYYQHKCLEPMFDVAAFRSYAMAVIDCSRQNESIKSATVDVRLEFELKENAPANTSAYCLIIHDRVIEYSPLTNVVRKIM, via the coding sequence ATGGTTGATATCTTGAACGTTAAAGGtgagccgatctttgacgatcgcaTCATCAAGATGGAGACTCACACGTACAACCCGTATGCCAACACGACATTTGGGAATAGCGATGAGATAAGGATACCAATACAGCAGCAAGATTTATATACGTTACCGTGTGAAAGTTTTCTCTACATCGAAGGAAGATTGACGACAAAGAATGTAAATGCCAATACGCCAGTGCTTGGTTTTAATTGTGTGGGGTacatgtttgatgaaattcgatatgaaCTCAACGGTGTGGAGATTGATCGCTCTAGAAACGTTGGAATGACTAGTATGATGAAAACTTATGTATCAATGTCGGAGTTAAACATAAGGAATCTATTACATGCTGGATTTCCATATGGGGATAGAATAGAAACATTTGATGGATACTTTAATTTTTGCGTACCGCTTAACGTGCTATTGGGATTTTGTGAAGATTACAAACATGTGATAGTTAATGCTCGTCATGAGttaattttgatacgagcgcgcaatgataacaattgTCTTGTGGGAGATCCAGCGATGGAACCGAAACTCGAATTATTCAAAGTGCAATGGCGTATGCCTCATGTTATGTTAAATGAAGTCAACAAACTATCCATGTTGCGAACCTTGCAGAGCGGGCGATACCTGAGTGTGAGTTTCCGTTCATGGGATCTATATGAGTATCCCTTATTGCCAAGTACGACGAAGCATTCCTGGGCAGTCAAGACTGCAACTCAGCTAGAAAAACCACGATATGTCATTTTTGCTCTGCAgactaatagaaaaaatattatgagagcTGACAAGAGATACCTTGATACCAGTAAAATAACCAATGTAAAACTTTACCTAAACTCCGAATTTTATCCTTACGATGATCTGAATCTAGACTTTGGTAAAGGCAAATACGCTCTCTTATatgacatgtatgcacgttttcGTCCGTCTTATTATCAACATAAATGTTTGGAACCGATGTTTGACGTAGCAGCATTTAGATCTTATGCTATGGCTGTCATTGACTGCTCGCGACAAAACGAGTCTATTAAGAGCGCTACCGTTGATGTGAGATTGGAGTTTGAATTGAAAGAGAATGCACCGGCAAATACTAGCGCCTACTGTCTCAttatacacgatcgcgtgattgaATATTCCCCATTGACCAATGTAGTgcgcaaaatcatgtaa